From the genome of Eucalyptus grandis isolate ANBG69807.140 chromosome 2, ASM1654582v1, whole genome shotgun sequence, one region includes:
- the LOC104433392 gene encoding mechanosensitive ion channel protein 6 — MNVGNEKIWRGSSYDFWKDEEVGGSGGGGASGAGPRVSDGDEFDFRKGGEKGSGSEDPPSKLIGQFLHKQRASGDFTLDIDLEMQELKQDEDNDDGDTFAPLPPLEESPMKSRNKVSFGEPGSSEGRTARVSVESQQRQQDEGSEDGPVLRCTSNSSFQSNSSFKRKSRLLTGAVKNKSRLLDPPDHADRRSGRVSKLGTPKGTPKRGGDEDEEDPFAGEDLPDQYKKGRLELVVLLEWVSLVLIVAALVCSLTIPYLRKKKLWDLMLWKWEVMVLVLICGRLVSSWGIRIAVFFIERNFVLRKRVLYFVYGLRKAVQNCLWLGLVLLAWHFLFDKKVQRETNSEALQVVTKILVCLLVGTLLWLVKTLIVKVLASSFHVSTYFDRIQESLFNQYVIETLSGPPLIEMRKAEEEEEKIAVEVEKLKKAGAVIPPDLNAAVLPAKGSGRVIGSGIVQKSPRGKDKGEEGITIDHLHKLSPKNVSAWNMKRLMNLVRYGNLTTLDEQLSSHEDESSNQINSEGEARAAAKKIFQNVARQGSKHIYLEDLMRFMPEDEAVKTMSLFEGASESQKISKSSLKNWVVNAFRERRALALTLDDTKTAVNKLHRMVNILVGILIVVIWLLILGIATKKFLLLISSQLLLVVFIFGNSCKMTFEAIIFLFVMHPFDVGDRCEIDGVQMVVEEMNILTTIFLRYDNQKIIIPNSLLATKAISNYYRSPDMGDAVEFCVHISTPTEKIAVMKQRITSYIENKNDHWYPAPMIIFKDVEELNKLRIAVWLTHRMNHQDMGEKWVRRALLVEEMVKIFKELDIQYRLLPLDINIRAMPLVTSTGPPPTWAAPSS; from the exons ATGAACGTGGGGAACGAGAAGATTTGGAGGGGCTCGAGCTACGACTTCTGGAAAGACGAGGAAgtcggcggcagcggcggcggcggcgcgagcGGTGCCGGGCCTAGAGTTAGTGACGGCGACGAGTTCGACTTCCGGAAGGGCGGAGAGAAGGGGTCGGGGTCGGAAGATCCGCCGTCGAAGCTGATCGGCCAGTTCCTGCACAAGCAACGAGCCTCCGGGGACTTCACGCTCGACATCGATCTGGAGATGCAGGAGCTCAAGCAAGACGAGGACAATGACGACGGCGACACCTTCGCGCCGCTGCCACCTTTGGAGGAGTCGCCGATGAAGAGCCGGAACAAGGTGTCCTTCGGCGAGCCCGGCTCCAGCGAGGGCAGGACCGCCAGGGTTTCGGTGGAGAGTCAGCAGCGGCAGCAGGACGAGGGGAGCGAAGACGGGCCAGTCTTGAGGTGCACGTCGAACTCGTCGTTTCAAAGCAACAGCTCTTTCAAGAGGAAGTCGCGGCTCCTGACGGGGGCGGTGAAAAACAAGTCGAGGCTCTTGGACCCGCCGGATCATGCGGACAGGAGATCGGGTCGGGTCTCGAAATTGGGGACGCCCAAAGGGACGCCGAAACGCGGTGGGGATGAGGACGAGGAGGACCCTTTCGCGGGGGAGGACTTGCCGGACCAGTACAAGAAGGGCAGACTCGAGCTGGTGGTCTTGCTTGAGTGGGTGAGTTTGGTCTTGATAGTAGCTGCACTAGTATGTAGTCTCACCATTCCTTATCTTAGGAAGAAGAAGCTGTGGGATCTCATGCTGTGGAAGTGGGAGGTAATGGTGCTGGTGTTGATATGTGGGAGGTTGGTCTCTAGTTGGGGGATCAGGATTGCTGTGTTCTTTATTGAGAGAAACTTTGTTCTGAGGAAGAGGGTTCTGTATTTTGTTTATGGGTTGAGGAAAGCAGTGCAGAATTGTCTGTGGTTAGGGCTGGTCTTGTTGGCATGGCACTTCTTGTTTGATAAAAAGGTTCAGAGAGAGACAAATAGCGAGGCCCTTCAGGTGGTGACCAAGATCCTGGTGTGTCTCTTAGTTGGCACACTACTTTGGCTTGTGAAGACTCTTATAGTCAAGGTCTTGGCATCTTCCTTCCACGTGAGCACCTACTTTGATAGGATCCAAGAGTCTCTGTTCAATCAGTATGTGATCGAGACGCTTTCAGGCCCACCGTTAATCGAGATGAGGAAagcggaggaagaggaggagaagattgCAGTGGAAGTCGAGAAGCTGAAAAAGGCGGGGGCTGTGATACCTCCTGACCTCAATGCGGCTGTATTGCCAGCAAAAGGTAGTGGGAGAGTGATAGGGAGCGGGATAGTGCAGAAGAGTCCTAGAGGAAAGGACAAGGGGGAGGAGGGGATCACAATCGATCACTTGCATAAATTGAGCCCAAAGAATGTATCTGCCTGGAATATGAAGAGGCTGATGAATTTGGTACGGTATGGGAATCTCACGACACTGGATGAGCAGTTATCAAGTCATGAAGATGAATCTTCGAATCAAATAAACAGTGAAGGTGAGGCGAGAGCAGcagcaaagaaaattttccagaATGTAGCTCGGCAGGGATCCAA GCACATATACCTAGAGGACTTGATGAGGTTTATGCCTGAAGATGAGGCTGTAAAGACAATGAGTCTATTTGAAGGAGCATCCGAGAGCCagaaaattagcaaatcatcCTTAAAAAACTGGGTG GTTAATGCTTTTAGAGAACGAAGAGCACTAGCTTTGACGCTGGATGATACTAAGACAGCTGTGAACAAGCTCCATCGGATGGTGAACATTCTAGTTGGCATCCTCATAGTCGTTATATGGCTCCTCATATTAGGAATTGCCACGAAAAAGTTTCTGCTTCTCATAAGCTCCCAATTGTTACTTGTGGTATTCATATTTGGAAACTCCTGCAAGATGACATTTGAAGCgattattttcttgtttgtgATGCATCCATTTGACGTCGGCGATCGTTGTGAAATCGATGGGGTCCAG ATGGTGGTGGAAGAGATGAACATCTTAACGACTATTTTTCTGAGATATGACAACCAGAAAATAATAATTCCGAATAGCCTTCTTGCTACTAAGGCCATCAGTAACTACTATCGAAGTCCTGATATGGGGGATGCAGTTGAATTCTGTGTGCACATATCTACACCAACTGAGAAGATTGCCGTGATGAAACAAAGAATAACAAG TTACATTGAGAACAAGAATGACCACTGGTACCCTGCACCAATGATAATATTCAAGGATGTGGAAGAATTGAACAAGCTAAGAATAGCAGTTTGGTTGACACATAGGATGAACCATCAGGACATGGGTGAGAAATGGGTGAGAAGAGCCCTCCTGGTGGAGGAGATGGTCAAGATTTTCAAGGAGCTGGACATCCAATACCGATTACTACCCCTCGACATCAACATCCGTGCTATGCCTCTAGTGACCTCAACCGGCCCTCCTCCTACATGGGCTGCACCTTCTAGCTGA
- the LOC104433393 gene encoding COBW domain-containing protein 1 encodes MKTSRKPSELNSLRSAMEDDGELDEGPPLAIEIPGASDPTRRPVDGGSSVGVTVITGYLGAGKSTLVNHVLNSQHGKRIAVILNEFGEEIGVERAMINEGEGGDLVEEWVELANGCVCCTVKHSLVQALEQLVQRKERLDHILLETTGLANPAPLASVLWLDEQLESSVKLDSIVTVVDAKNLRLQLNERRDSSSFPEAFLQLAFADVVILNKVDLVTSEATGALEELEKEIHGINSIAEIIRTVRCQVDLSTILDRQAYDATRVAHLEALLQENQSLSGRELHDNGVRTLCICEPRKVDLNKVRSWLEEILWDKKYGMDIYRCKGVLSVSNSNMLHTLQAVKEIYDIVPARKWKDEENPMNKIVFIGHNLNEDVLIDSLRVCAEATS; translated from the exons ATGAAAACCTCTCGTAAACCCTCTGAGCTGAACTCCCTCCGATCGGCCATGGAAGACGACGGCGAACTTGACGAAGGCCCGCCGCTGGCGATCGAAATACCCGGAGCGTCCGACCCGACCCGGCGACCCGTAGACGGCGGCTCCTCGGTCGGCGTCACCGTCATCACCGGCTACCTCGGCGCCGGCAAATCGACG CTGGTGAACCACGTCCTGAACTCCCAGCACGGGAAGAGGATAGCCGTGATACTGAACGAGTTCGGGGAAGAGATCGGGGTGGAGAGGGCGATGATCAACGAAGGGGAAGGCGGGGATCTCGTCGAAGAGTGGGTGGAGCTCGCGAATGGCTGCGTCTGCTGCACCGTCAAGCACAGCCTGGTTCAGGCCCTCGAGCAACTTGTTCAGAGGAAAGAAAG GCTCGATCATATATTGCTGGAAACGACTGGCTTGGCAAACCCTGCTCCTCTTGCATCTGTTCTTTGGTTGGATGAGCAGCTTGAATCTTCTGTGAAGCTCGACTCCATTGTCACA GTTGTAGATGCTAAAAACCTCCGATTGCAGCTCAATGAGCGGCGTGACTCTTCTTCATTTCCAGAAGCATTTCTTCAACTTGCATTTGCG GATGTGGTGATTCTTAACAAGGTTGATTTGGTTACCTCAGAGGCCACTGGTGCCTTGGAAGAATTGGAGAAGGAAATACATGGCATTAACTCTATTGCCGAAATCATTCGCACTGTTAGATGTCAAGTTGACTTGTCGACAATTTTGGATCGGCAAGCCTATGATGCTACA CGCGTTGCTCACTTAGAAGCCTTGCTGCAAGAAAATCAATCTCTTTCTGGTAGAGAACTTCATGACAATGGAGTGCGCACTTTATGCATTTGTGAGCCTCGAAAAGTTGATCTCAATAAG GTTCGTTCATGGCTTGAGGAGATTCTTTGGGATAAGAAATATGGCATGGACATATACCGTTGTAAAGGGGTCCTGAGTGTCTCGAATTCAAACATGCTACATACTTTGCAG GCTGTCAAGGAGATATATGACATTGTTCCAGCTCGCAAATGGAAAGATGAAGAGAATCCGATGAATAAGATAGTGTTTATTG GTCATAATCTCAACGAGGACGTTCTCATTGATTCCCTCAGAGTTTGTGCAGAGGCAACATCGTGA
- the LOC104433394 gene encoding uncharacterized protein LOC104433394: protein MNRKMDFVCKYCNKRYPCGRSLGGHLSSHKIVDGLAGEDGRHCNDHGGKEFRAEGNSGHCLRENQKETRSFEDLGSKLRVGNVCRECGKGFQSLKALCGHMACHSEKEKGTNHRKDELEYSEKQILEMDVVPDSEASAQIQCRRSKRIKCRVPEKILVSGSSAVSEIGQEQEEVAKCLMMLSRDTSHFKGACTWIRDGSNHNSDPFEAKSLSSDVRSGKSVEIDVSNSYCSGYVRIGVKRTESDRSVDDSISIRELKNHKLVCGSKASEDGVEWRKLLNRIKHEAEGVEGTIREALDVSKKRVENDMQRSFSDWKNGSVIGEKIFDSPMKLAKHKDCHKKLKMSASSEYESSKAGGEIDTSHNPARVIRDQEFCTGETATRKEKKTGTRKNNRHECPICFRVFRSGQALGGHKRSHFLAGSKDKAMATQQDVHKVPASIDLNLPAWEEENGEAGLLSW from the coding sequence ATGAATCGGAAGATGGACTTTGTGTGCAAGTATTGCAACAAGAGGTACCCGTGTGGGAGATCTCTAGGCGGTCATTTGAGCTCACATAAGATAGTGGATGGTCTCGCTGGAGAAGATGGTCGACATTGTAATGATCATGGGGGCAAGGAGTTTCGAGCCGAGGGGAACTCTGGCCACTGCCTCCGTGAGAACCAGAAAGAAACGAGGTCGTTCGAGGATTTGGGCAGTAAATTGCGCGTAGGGAATGTGTGTAGAGAGTGTGGCAAAGGGTTTCAGTCATTGAAAGCTCTTTGCGGTCATATGGCTTGTCATTccgagaaagaaaaggggaccAATCACAGAAAGGATGAGTTGGAGTACAGTGAGAAGCAGATCCTAGAAATGGATGTAGTCCCCGATTCAGAGGCGTCAGCTCAAATTCAGTGCAGGAGATCAAAAAGAATCAAGTGTAGAGTTCCTGAGAAGATCTTAGTCAGCGGTTCATCTGCTGTTTCTGAAATCGGACAAGAACAGGAAGAGGTGGCAAAATGTTTGATGATGTTATCCAGGGATACTAGTCATTTTAAGGGTGCTTGTACTTGGATCCGAGATGGTTCAAATCACAATTCAGATCCTTTTGAAGCTAAATCATTGTCGAGTGATGTAAGAAGTGGGAAATCGGTTGAGATTGATGTTTCTAACAGTTACTGTTCTGGATATGTTAGAATTGGAGTGAAAAGGACGGAATCTGATCGTTCTGTCGACGACAGTATCAGCATTCGTGAGCTTAAGAATCATAAATTAGTCTGCGGATCTAAAGCTAGCGAAGATGGTGTTGAATGGAGGAAATTGTTGAACAGAATCAAACACGAAGCTGAAGGAGTAGAAGGCACCATAAGGGAAGCATTAGATGTTTCAAAAAAGAGAGTCGAAAATGATATGCAAAGATCATTCAGTGACTGGAAAAATGGATCTGTGATCGGCGAGAAGATCTTCGACTCTCCCATGAAACTTGCTAAGCACAAAGACTGCCACAAGAAGTTAAAGATGAGTGCCTCGTCTGAATATGAGAGTAGCAAAGCCGGTGGTGAGATTGATACATCTCACAATCCTGCGAGAGTGATTAGAGATCAGGAGTTTTGCACTGGTGAAACCGCGACTCGAAAGGAGAAAAAGACAGGTACTAGGAAGAACAACAGGCACGAGTGCCCGATCTGCTTCAGGGTCTTTCGGTCAGGCCAAGCTTTAGGAGGTCACAAGAGATCGCACTTTTTAGCGGGGTCCAAAGACAAAGCGATGGCGACACAGCAAGACGTTCATAAGGTTCCTGCTTCAATTGATCTCAACCTTCCAGCTTGGGAAGAGGAAAATGGCGAAGCCGGTTTATTGTCATGGTAA